ATAAGATTTTCAATTTCAATGTCGGGATAATATTGGAGAAGACTGCTCAACAGCAACACTTCGGTTTTCTTTTGATAAGCTTCCCGCTCAGAAAGCTGCTCCCGGTCAATCTCACGACACCATTCGCTGAGTTTGTTTGCAGAATTTTTATTCCGCAACATACACAACGCCAAGCTTTTTGAAAGATCCTCCGTGAACACCATAATGCAATGATTTTATTAATCACATTCTAAATATAATCAAATAATCCATTGAAAATGAGATATTAATAAAAATTAACGTCAACAGCATCTTATGTATTTAATAATATTTTCCACTAAAGGCCAGTAGCCGCATCCTCTTATTTTTATTCTAAATGATTAAATTGCCTTCTCAAAACAAATGCCTATTCCATGGATTTTAAAAATTATAAGATGCCATACAGTATCAATCCTCAATATTCGAAAAAAACAGCTTATTTTTCAATGGAGTTTGCTATTGATCAATCTCTGAAAATATACAGTGGTGGATTAGGCTTTTTGGCGGGATCACACATGCGAAGCGCCTATAATTTAAAACAAGATTTGGTAGGTATTGGCATTTTGTGGAAATTCGGGTATTATGACCAAGCTCGCAACCACAACCAAACACTTCATCCTGTTTAGACAAAAAAAATATACTCTTATTTGGAAGATACTGGCATACTGTTCCAAATCGAAATTCACAATGCCCCTGTTTGGGTAAAAGTCTGGTACCTCAATCCTGAAACTTTCAAAACATGCCCTATGTTTTTGCTGAGTACGGACGTGCCAGAAAACGATCATCTTTCCAAAACCATTTGCCATCGCCTATACGACGCGAACGAATCTACAAAATTGGCGCAATATATTTTACTAGGAAAAGCTGGCGCAAAATTGTTGGACGAAATGAATCTTGAGCGCGAGGTTTACCATCTTAACGAAGCACATGGATTGCCCGCAGCTTTTTATTTATTAAGAAAATATGGTGGCGACCTTTCAAAAGTTAAAGAAAAATTAGTTTTCACAACGCACACCCCCGAAGAAGCGGGCAACGAAAAACACGACCTTGGGCTCTGTTACAACATGTCCTATTTCTGTGGCATGAGCAAGGAAGAAGTCAAACAATTGGAAGGCAGTAGCGATGACCAATTCAACCATTCGCTATGCGCGCTGAAGATGGCTCGTGTCGCCAATGCTGTATCTCAATTGCATGGCCTTGTTTCCCGACAGATGTGGAACAAATATCCCGGCATTTGTGAAATAAAATCAATTACCAACGCTCAGGAATTCAAATATTGGGCGGACAAACCGCTTTATAATGCCAAAGACGAAGGCGACAAAGAAACTTTTGATTTTAGAAAAAACTATTTGAAAAAAAGAGCTTTCAAAATTGTGGCTGACCAATGTGGGAAACTTTTTGATCCCCATATTTTAACAATTGTCTGGGCAAGACGTTTTGCGGGTTACAAAAGAGCAGATTTGTTACTAGCAGACAAAGAACGCTTCCGCAGACTTTTGGAAAACAAAGAATATCCTGTACAAATCATTTGGGCAGGAAAACCTTATCCCATGGACTATTCCGCAATTTCAACTTTTAATAATCTTGTTGAAGAAAATAAAATCTACAACAATATAGCAGTGCTTACAGGCTACGAATTGTCATTAAGCAAATCCCTGAAACAAGCTTCCGACATCTGGCTAAACAATCCTAGAGTTCCGCGCGAAGCGTCCGGAACTTCTGGTATGACGGCAGCAATGAATGCTTCTGTCAACCTATCAACAGACGATGGCTGGATCCCAGAATTTGCCAGACATGGCGAAAACGCCTTTGTCGTTCCGAAAGCGGATTACCACAATATGACAACTTTAGAACAAGACACTTACGACCTTAATAAATTGTACGACATTCTCGAAAACGAAATCATCCCAACCTACTACAATAACAAAAATAAATGGCGCAAAATTGTAGGCTCCGCTATGGAAGACGTGCGCTTCCAGTTCAATAGCGATCGTATGGCAGACGAATATTATAAGCTGCTGTATAACTTTTAAAACAGAAAAGCCTTTAGTAAATTAAAACTAAAGGCTTTTTATAAGATTTTTATTTTAGAAAAAATTAATGAAACTGCGCTGCTTCTGTAGAATCTTTCATCGCTACCGTTGCAGAAGTGCCATTGGTAACAATACGCTGCACTTCATCAAAATAGCCCGTTCCTACAAAACTTTGATGCTTCACAGCACGAAAACCTTTCGGTTGCAACGCAAATTCGCGTTCTTGCAACTCCGAATACCCCGCCATGCCGCGCTCTTTATAAGCCAAAGCCAACTCGAACATAGCCGTGTTCAACGCATGGAAACCAGCCAATGTGATAAACTGAAATTTGTAACCCATCTTTGCCAATTCTTCTCGAAAATCTTCCATTTCTTCAACACTCAACCGAGCTGCCCAATTGAAAGAAGGCGAGCAATTGTACGCCAACATTTTTCCAGGAAATTTAGCATGAATAGCTTCCGCAAATTGTCTGGCCTGTTCCAAATCAGGATTTGAAGTTTCCATCCAGATTAGATCGGCATAAGGCGCATAGGACAAACCTCGATCAATGCCTTGTTCCACGCCATTTTTCACAACATAAAAACCTTCCGAAGTCCGTTCGCCTGTCACAAATTTTTTATCTCGATCATCAATGTCCGACGTTAAAAGGTCCGCAGCATCGGCATCTGTTCTAGCAATAATCAAACTCGGAACTCCTAAAACATCAGCTGCCAAGCGCGCCGCAATCAATTTGTTAATCGCTTCTTGTGTCGGTACCAAAACTTTTCCTCCAAGATGGCCACATTTTTTGGCAGACGACAATTGATCTTCAAAATGAACGCCTGCGGCACCCGCTTCAATCATCTGTTTCATCAACTCAAAAGCGTTGAGATTACCTCCAAAACCTGCTTCTGCATCTGCTACAATAGGTACAAGATATTCTTTGTCGCCACCGCCATTTACCGATTGTATTTGATCTGCACGCAACAAAGCATTATTAATTTTTTTAACAACCGACGGCACCGAATTCGCAGGATATAAGGATTGATCGGGATACATTTCGCCCGACAAATTGGCATCTGCTGCCACTTGCCAACCCGACAGATAGATGGCTTCCAGACCAGCGTCCACTTCCTGCACCGCTTGATTTCCTGTCAAAGCGCCCAAGCCTGCAACATAATCTTGATTATTAAGCTTATCCCAAAGCTTTTCTGACATTTGTTTTGCAATACTGTATTCCAAGGTGTAACGTCCTCTAAGTTTTAAAACATCTTCTGCAGAATACGGTCTTGTAACGTCTTTCCAACGTGGATTGTTCAGCCAATCTTGCGCCAAAGCTTGGATTTGTTCTTGTTTTGATTTCATAATATAGTGTGATTTAGTGTGATTAAAAATGTTTGAATGTATTTAAACTTTAATCCAAATATGGATAAGCTTTTATACTTAAGAACTCGTCAAATTCTTTAGAAAAAATCATGTCATTGAAAAGGCTAATTGCTAAACCGAACTTTCCATTTTGGAAACGCTGTTCACCAACATAAGTTTTTATATTCTCTACTTCTTCATTTTCGAGTTTCAGAATTAATTCTTTTGTAACAACTTGTCCCCCCTCCAACGTCACCGACTGTCTTAGCCATTGCCATATTTGGGAGCGAGAAATTTCTGCAGTAGCTGCATCTTCCATCAAATTATAAATTGCCGCTGCACCTGTGCCCATCAACCAGGATTCGATGTAGAGAATGCTAACATTGATGTTTTTGCGAAGCCCTTTTTCTGTAATCGTTCCTGCGGGAACTTCCAAGAGTTGACTTTCCGAAATTTGATAATTAAATTGTTTATGAATTTGGTTAGGCGTTGGCATATATTGATTAAAAACTCCCATCGCAACAGGTACCAAAGCAGGATGTGCTACCCAAGTACCGTCATGCCCATTACGAACTTCGCGCTCTTTGTCGGTTCTCACTTTTTCAAAGGCTTCTTCATTAGCATTTGGATTATCTTTTACTGGAATTTGAGCCGCCATCCCACCAATCGCAGAAACGCGTCTTTTGTGACAAATCTCCACAACTCTTTTGGTATATGCCTCCATAAAAGGCGAAGTCATCGTAACCTTATCGCGGTCTGGCACCAAAAAATGCGGCAGATTTCTAAACTTTTTGATATAGGAAAAAATATAATCCCAACGACCGCAATTGAGTCCCGCACTATGTTCTTTAAGCTCAAATAAAATTTCGTCCAATTGAAAAGAAGCGGTAATGGTTTCTATAAGAACTGTTGCTTTTATGCTTCCTGTAAGGATTTTAAGATAATCTTGTGAAAACAAAAAAACGTCATTCCACCAGCGCGCTTCAAGATAATGTTCTAATTTGGGCAAATAGAAAAATGGACCACTACCTTTCATCAACAGCTTTTTAGCATTTCTGAAAAAGTAAATTCCAAAATCCACCAAAGATGCAGACATCATTTCGCCATCAACCAAAATATGTTTTTCATCGAGATGCAAGCCGCGTGGCCTCACCAGCAAAACTGCAGTTTTTTCATTAAGCTGATAAGATTTTCCTTCGGGTGACACAAAATCAATTGTTCTGCTAATGGCGTCACTTAGATTAATTTGTCCTTGCATACAATTTTCCCAAGTCGGCGAATTGCTATCTTCAAAATCCGCCATAAAAATTTTAGCTCCAGAGTTCAGCGCGTTAATAATCATCTTTCGATCCACGGGGCCTGTAATTTCTACACGGCGATCATGCAAATCGCGAGGCAGCGGCGCACATATCCAATTTGCTGTTCGCACTTCTTTTGTTTCCTCTAAAAAGCGAGGTAATTTTCCGGCATCAAATTCTTTTTGAATTCTTTTTCTATTTTCGAGAAGTTCTAAACGGCGCTTATTAAAAGTCTGATGCAATGCTAATAAAAAATCCTTAACGCTTTCCGTAAATACTGACTCATAATCATTTGCACTATTTATTGAGATTTGATTTAAACTTTTCATTTTTAATTTAATTGTGATTGGTGTGACAAATCTAATAAAAATATTTTCACTATTAGCGAACGTTCGCTAAATTTTTAAAAAAATTATTATGTAAACAATTGCTTTATTTTTATATTTGTTTTATGAATGCTGATAGCGACTATATCCGAGTAATTTTTGGTCTTAAACTAAGACAACAACGCCAGAAAAGAAATTGGTCTTTACAAGATCTTGCTAACCAAACTGGCTTGTCAAAATCTTATCTTAACGAAATCGAAAATGGTAAAAAATACCCCAAACATGACAAAATCATCCAAGTCGCAGAAACCTTAGGATGCAGTTTTGATGATTTGGTATCGACAAAACTCGACAGAAGTCTTGCGCCAATTAATGAAATTTTACAATCAGATGTATTTAAAGAAATCCCGTTGGATCTTTTCGGGATCAACCGTAATAATCTGATCGGAATGATAAGCGAAGCGCCAAAAAAAGTTACAGCTTTCATCAATACACTTATTGAAATTTCGCAGAATTATAACCTTGGAAAAGAACGTTTTTTCTTTGCAGTATTGCGCTCTTTTCAGGAATTATACAACAATCATTTCCCTGAAATCGAGGAAAAAGCTGAGGCTTTTTACCAGCAATACAACCTAAAGCCCCGTGAACTGAAATCCTCGGATTTAGAAAATATTTTAATCGAAGATTTTGGCTACCAAATAAGCTCACGAGATTTTAATGAATTTGGTACTTTGCAACATTTAAGATCTTTATTTATTCCTGAAAAAAAGAATTTATTACTCAATCAAAGGCTTGATGAAAATCAAAAAACTTTCATTTTAGCCAAAGAAATTGGATTCCAAGTTTTGGATCTAAAATTGCGCCCCAACACGTATTCTTGGGTTGACATCCATAGTTTTGAAGAAATCCTGAATAATTATTATGCTTCATATTTCGCTGGCGGATTATTGATTCCTAAAAAAGAACTGGTACAGAAAACGGCTGATTTTTTCGATCATAAAGAATGGAAAGCCTCACATTTCGAAGATTTAATTCAGCATTTCACAAATTCTCCAGAAACATTATATTATCGTTTGACTAATATTTTAGCTTCAGAATTTGGGATAAAGGACTTATTTTATTTATGTTTTGTCAAAAAGAAAAACACACATAAAGTACAGATTTTAAAAGAGTTACACCTCAACCAACAACAAGCGCCACGATCTAATGCCATGAATGAACACTATTGTCGTCGATGGGTTTCTGTAAGAAATCTGGAACAATTGGAAACTGAAGATACACAAATGACTGATGCCCAAATTTCACATTACAAAGATTTTGGACTTAGTTATCTTGTGATATCAACCTCCCAAAAAAATCCATTTTCGGACGGAAGCAACAGAAGTTATTGTCTTGGAATTTTGTTGAATAGTAATTCTCTAAAAAAAATAAATTTCTCAAAAAGTGACGCTTTGCCCATTGTTGAAGTTGGTGTCACCTGCGAACATTGCAGCATCGGCAATTGCGATGTAAGACAAGCTCCGGCGACAAGACTCGATAAAGAACATTTCAATAACGACATGAAAAAGTCCATTGAAAAAATCCGATCTCAATTTTTAAAATCATCTTAAAAATTTGATTATCTTCGACTTAAACTAAAAGTCATGTTATTGGATTTGATTTTTCCGACGCGTTGTTTGTCTTGTGATACTATCATTCCGTCAAATTCTATATTGTGTGAAAATTGCGAAGAACAACTCAGTTACACACATTTTAAATTTGATTCTGAAAACATTTTAACACAAAAAGCCAAGCTCCTTTTTCCTGTTGAAAAAGCTTTTGCTTTGTTTTATTTTAAAGATGAAAATTTAGCTCAAAAACTAATTCACGGTCTGAAATATGGCAATCAGCAATTCATTGGAAAACATCTTGCGCAATGTATTCATGATCGAATTAAGCTGAACGAAATTGATGAAATAATCAGCGTTCCGTTGCATGAAAAAAAGCTAAAACAACGCGGTTACAACCAATTGACTTTATTTGGAAATACTTTATCAAAACTATATAATATCCCAGTAAATCATCAATTTTTAAAACGGAATTCCCACGACAAGGCGCAAGCCCAAAAAGACAAAACGCATCGCGAGGAAACGAAAAGTGTATTCAGTTCACAATCTAGTCAAGATAGCAAACACATTCTTTTAATAGATGATGTTTTCACAACAGGAAATACTTTATCGAGCATCGCATGGGAAATTTTAAGCAAAAACCCCAACTATCGCATCAGCATTTTGGTAATTGCAATAGACTAAGTATTGGTCATGAATTATTAAAAAATTACCGTTGAAGCTTTTCTCCGTAAGCCAAATCTCCTGCATCGCCCAAACCTGGCGTGATATAACCTTTTGACGTCAAACCAGAATCGATAACACCCACCCAAATTTTAGCATTTGGAAAAGCATCTTGTATAGCTTTCACACCTTGTTGACTGGCAATTGCTGCTACGATATGCATTTCTGTTGGCGTTCCGTTGGTCAGCAAATCTTTTATAGCTTCGATAAGGGAAGCTCCCGTTGCCAACATAGGATCTGCAACAATTAGAGGACGTCCGTCTAGATTTGGACACGTCAAATAATCTTGTTTTATAGAGAAATAATCGTTGACATCATGCTTTCTATAAGCTGCAACAAAACCACAATCGGCTTTATCAAAATAATTAAGAACACCCTGAAACAAAGGAACTCCCGCTCTAAGAATAGTTGTAATAACAGGCTGAACCGCAATTTCGCGACCTTTCACTTTATCCAAAGGTGTTGTAATCTCCACCTCAACTTGTGCCATACCTTTGGAAATCTCGAAAGCAGCAATCTCACCGATGCGCTCCAAGTTTCTACGGAACTTCATGCGGTCTTGTTGTACATCAACATTTCTTAAATCATTAATCCATGAGTTAACTAAAGAAAATTCTTGGGATAATTCTTTTATCATAAAAACGGGTTCTTAGTTTAAATATAAAAATGAGCTTTAAAGTTAAGCAATAAAAAGCCTTCCGAAAAATCCGAAAGGCTGATATTTTATTTTTGTCTGAAATAAATCTCGATTGGAACTCCAGTAAAATCAAAGTTCTTACGCAACTGATTCTCTACAAATCGTTTGTAAGGTTCTTTCACATATTGCGGAAGATTACAGAAAAACACAAATTGTGGCGATGGCGTTGGCAACTGCACACAATACTTGATTTTCACATATTTACCTTTCAAAGCTGGAGGTGGTGTATTTTCCATGATTGGAAGCATCAATTCGTTCAGTTTTGAAGTTTTGATGCGTTGTTTACGATTTTCATAAACTTGCATTGCTACTTCAACCGCTTTTAGAATACGTTGCTTGGTTAGAGCTGAAACAAACAATACTGGAATATCACTGAACATTCCGATTTTGTCTTTAATTTTGGCTTCGAAATCGCGCATGGTATTGGTTTCTTTCTCGACCAAGTCCCACTTGTTTACCAAAATGACAACGCCTTTTCTATTTTTTTGAGCCAAACTAAAGATGTTCATATCTTGCGATTCCCAACCCAAAGTTGCATCAATCATCAAAATCACAACATCCGAATGCTCAATAGAACGGATAGAACGCATTACGGAGTAAAACTCCAAATCTTCAGAAACTCTTGATTTTCTACGCATTCCCGCCGTATCAACCAATACGAACTCGTGCCCGAATTTGTTATACAAAGTTTCAATACTGTCACGCGTTGTACCTGCAATGTCGGTTACAATATTTCTTTCGTTATCCAGCAAAGCGTTTGTTAAAGTGGATTTACCAACATTTGGACGTCCAGCAATGGTAATTTTTGGCAAACCTTCGAAAGGATCTTTATACTCTGTCGTTGGGAAATCCGCGACAACGGCATCCAGCAATTCCCCAGTACCAGAACCTGTTGCAGAAGAAAGCGTATAATATTTTTCTACTCCTAGCTGATAAAATTCGGTTGCAGGAAGTTCTTCTTTAGCAGAATCTACTTTGTTAACAACCAAATATAAAGGTTTGTTGGCTTTTCTCAACAATTCAAAAACTTCATAATCTGTATCGGTAAGACCTTCTTCAACATTAACCATAAAAATAATGGAAGTCGCTTCTTCAACAGCCAATTGTACTTGTTTACGAATTTCTTCTTCAAAAATATCATCCGAACCGATGTCGTAACCTCCAGTATCAATAACTGTAAAATCTACACCATTCCAATCAGATTTTCCATAGTGACGGTCTCTGGTAACACCAGCTGTAGAATCTACAATAGCTTCTCTTCTTTCTAATAAACGGTTGAATAAAGTGGATTTTCCCACATTCGGTCGGCCAACAATAGCAACAATATTGCTCATAAAAAATGTTTAATAATCCTTAGCATCATAAGAAATTGCTTCAGGATAAGATTATTAATGGGTTTCTCCGACTCTCGGAGCCCAATTTTTTTGCAAAGATAGACTTTTTTGAATTAATTATTTTTTTGTTATCAAATTGACTATATTTTTAACAATATTAATATTTACTATTGTATACATAGTATTAGTAATTTTAATTTTATTGACTTTATAACAATTCAGCTATATTGTTATAAAATATTTAAAGTTATGAAGAAAATACTATTATTTTGTTTAACCACAAGCTTTATGAGCTGTGCTTTTAGCCAAACCTTATGGGAGGATAATTTTGAATCTTACACTGCGGAAATTTCACAGACCAAGGTGGCTGGGTAAGAGATGGTGGCGAAGATGATTGGGTAAAAATTACTAAAATAAGTCCTGCTAAAGGGAAAAGCTTACAACTTAATACCAATGAAGAAAACGATTCTGGTATTTTTGTAACCCACGAAAACAATTGGGAAAACCGAAATGCTGGCAACAACATTTTTGTGGCTGAATTCGATTATTATACTGGAGACCAACTGGATAGCCTTGGAATCGTTGTACTTGGCACTTCCGATTTTGATATTATTGCAGAAACTGGATGGGATATAGAAACTGAAATCCTTTATCTTTCTGGTGCAGAAATGTTTGGAACTTTGTTAGAAAACCCAACGCCAAACACTTGGTATCATATAACAACAACTTTCAACACCAATACTGGCGAAATAAAAGCTCGTGTCAACAACGAGCCTATTGTTAGGGGTTTTGCAGATGTAGAATTGCTTCCAGAAATCTTCGATTATTCATCGATTATGGGGTCAACAATTGCTATTGACAACGTCGTGGTATCTGCCAAATCTACAGATGTGCTAACTACTGGAGAACATTCTGCAACATCAAAATCTACTCGTATTTATCCCAATCCTGTTCGTGATAACATAAAAATTTCTACTAAAAAGAACATCGCGGAAAGTAGAATTATTGATTTTTCTGGAAAAACACTTCTTAGTTTTGGAAATCAAAAAAGTCTCAATGTACAATCTCTAACTCCGGGTACATATATTCTCACAATAAAGTATGACGATAATAGCCAAGAAACGCTTAAACTAATCAAAAAACAATCATACCATAATTAAAAAAATTTCAAAAATAGACAGTGCAAAGTTTGCATTGTCTATTTTATTTTAAGATTAAAAACCTCATCACTTCATCAACAATCAAAATGATTAATAATTGTTTTTAAATAATAAAAATCTGCAAACCATTAATAAACTATAGAAATTTCTTAAATTCACTTTTTCAAAAAAGGTATAAAATGAAAAAAATAATCACAGTCCTTTTGGTGGCATTTATAATGATTCAGTTTTTCCCAATTGACAAAACCAATCCTGAAATAAATCCTAAAATGGATTTTGTGAACACCAAACAACCTCCTGTTGCCATTGCAAAAATTCTGAAAACCTCTTGCTACGATTGCCATTCTAACGAAACACGTTATCCTTGGTACGCGAGTATTGCGCCCTCTTCATGGTTTTTGAAAAAACATATTGACGAGGGTCGAAAAAAACTAAACTTTTCAACTTGGGCAACTTATGAGCCAAAACGCCAACTTCATAAATTAGATGAAAATATCGAAATGCTGGAAAAAGACGAAATGCCTTTGGAATCTTATATTTTGGGACATCCTGATGCCAAGTTAACGACAGAATCCAAAAAATTATTAATCGAATATTTTCGACAGATTCAAAGAGATACAAAAGAGGCAAATCCTATACTGTGATGAAAAACCTCGAATCTATTAGCGAGAAGCACTCCATCGTTTTTTACGATGGCGATTGCGGTTTTTGTAATTATTGGGTGCAATGGATTTTGAAGTGCGACAAAAAAGATCAGTTTCTTTTTGCTTCGTTACAGTCAGATTTAGGTCAAGATTTTTTAAAACAAAGACATCTTAACCTTAAAGATTTTGACACGATTTATCTTTGGAAACCCAAACATTATTATTTAAAAAAATCCGATGCCGCAATACAAATCGCTGCGGATCTATCTATTTTTTATGAATTATTAAAACTCGGAAAGATCATACCAAAATTTATACGAGATGGTTTGTATGACATTATTGCTGCACGAAGAAAAAAATTAATGAAAGCATTCTGTACACTGCCTTCAGATAAAGACAAAAAGAAATTTTTGAACTAAATAACATCATTTAATCTCATATTATGATAGTTTAAACATTCTATATTTTTCGGTATTTCTTCAGTCATTTTAAAGTAATTGTCAACAAAAATGTCAGGCTTTTTATTTTTATAAAATTTTTAATTTTTGAAAAACTTCTAAACCATAAACAGATTCTATATTTTCATATATTTGCATCATGGAATATAACACCCAAAGAACCGCACT
This genomic stretch from Chryseobacterium sp. POL2 harbors:
- the der gene encoding ribosome biogenesis GTPase Der — its product is MSNIVAIVGRPNVGKSTLFNRLLERREAIVDSTAGVTRDRHYGKSDWNGVDFTVIDTGGYDIGSDDIFEEEIRKQVQLAVEEATSIIFMVNVEEGLTDTDYEVFELLRKANKPLYLVVNKVDSAKEELPATEFYQLGVEKYYTLSSATGSGTGELLDAVVADFPTTEYKDPFEGLPKITIAGRPNVGKSTLTNALLDNERNIVTDIAGTTRDSIETLYNKFGHEFVLVDTAGMRRKSRVSEDLEFYSVMRSIRSIEHSDVVILMIDATLGWESQDMNIFSLAQKNRKGVVILVNKWDLVEKETNTMRDFEAKIKDKIGMFSDIPVLFVSALTKQRILKAVEVAMQVYENRKQRIKTSKLNELMLPIMENTPPPALKGKYVKIKYCVQLPTPSPQFVFFCNLPQYVKEPYKRFVENQLRKNFDFTGVPIEIYFRQK
- the upp gene encoding uracil phosphoribosyltransferase — protein: MIKELSQEFSLVNSWINDLRNVDVQQDRMKFRRNLERIGEIAAFEISKGMAQVEVEITTPLDKVKGREIAVQPVITTILRAGVPLFQGVLNYFDKADCGFVAAYRKHDVNDYFSIKQDYLTCPNLDGRPLIVADPMLATGASLIEAIKDLLTNGTPTEMHIVAAIASQQGVKAIQDAFPNAKIWVGVIDSGLTSKGYITPGLGDAGDLAYGEKLQR
- a CDS encoding helix-turn-helix domain-containing protein yields the protein MNADSDYIRVIFGLKLRQQRQKRNWSLQDLANQTGLSKSYLNEIENGKKYPKHDKIIQVAETLGCSFDDLVSTKLDRSLAPINEILQSDVFKEIPLDLFGINRNNLIGMISEAPKKVTAFINTLIEISQNYNLGKERFFFAVLRSFQELYNNHFPEIEEKAEAFYQQYNLKPRELKSSDLENILIEDFGYQISSRDFNEFGTLQHLRSLFIPEKKNLLLNQRLDENQKTFILAKEIGFQVLDLKLRPNTYSWVDIHSFEEILNNYYASYFAGGLLIPKKELVQKTADFFDHKEWKASHFEDLIQHFTNSPETLYYRLTNILASEFGIKDLFYLCFVKKKNTHKVQILKELHLNQQQAPRSNAMNEHYCRRWVSVRNLEQLETEDTQMTDAQISHYKDFGLSYLVISTSQKNPFSDGSNRSYCLGILLNSNSLKKINFSKSDALPIVEVGVTCEHCSIGNCDVRQAPATRLDKEHFNNDMKKSIEKIRSQFLKSS
- a CDS encoding thiol-disulfide oxidoreductase DCC family protein, whose protein sequence is MKNLESISEKHSIVFYDGDCGFCNYWVQWILKCDKKDQFLFASLQSDLGQDFLKQRHLNLKDFDTIYLWKPKHYYLKKSDAAIQIAADLSIFYELLKLGKIIPKFIRDGLYDIIAARRKKLMKAFCTLPSDKDKKKFLN
- a CDS encoding ComF family protein → MLLDLIFPTRCLSCDTIIPSNSILCENCEEQLSYTHFKFDSENILTQKAKLLFPVEKAFALFYFKDENLAQKLIHGLKYGNQQFIGKHLAQCIHDRIKLNEIDEIISVPLHEKKLKQRGYNQLTLFGNTLSKLYNIPVNHQFLKRNSHDKAQAQKDKTHREETKSVFSSQSSQDSKHILLIDDVFTTGNTLSSIAWEILSKNPNYRISILVIAID
- the aceA gene encoding isocitrate lyase, which codes for MKSKQEQIQALAQDWLNNPRWKDVTRPYSAEDVLKLRGRYTLEYSIAKQMSEKLWDKLNNQDYVAGLGALTGNQAVQEVDAGLEAIYLSGWQVAADANLSGEMYPDQSLYPANSVPSVVKKINNALLRADQIQSVNGGGDKEYLVPIVADAEAGFGGNLNAFELMKQMIEAGAAGVHFEDQLSSAKKCGHLGGKVLVPTQEAINKLIAARLAADVLGVPSLIIARTDADAADLLTSDIDDRDKKFVTGERTSEGFYVVKNGVEQGIDRGLSYAPYADLIWMETSNPDLEQARQFAEAIHAKFPGKMLAYNCSPSFNWAARLSVEEMEDFREELAKMGYKFQFITLAGFHALNTAMFELALAYKERGMAGYSELQEREFALQPKGFRAVKHQSFVGTGYFDEVQRIVTNGTSATVAMKDSTEAAQFH
- the aceB gene encoding malate synthase A, translated to MKSLNQISINSANDYESVFTESVKDFLLALHQTFNKRRLELLENRKRIQKEFDAGKLPRFLEETKEVRTANWICAPLPRDLHDRRVEITGPVDRKMIINALNSGAKIFMADFEDSNSPTWENCMQGQINLSDAISRTIDFVSPEGKSYQLNEKTAVLLVRPRGLHLDEKHILVDGEMMSASLVDFGIYFFRNAKKLLMKGSGPFFYLPKLEHYLEARWWNDVFLFSQDYLKILTGSIKATVLIETITASFQLDEILFELKEHSAGLNCGRWDYIFSYIKKFRNLPHFLVPDRDKVTMTSPFMEAYTKRVVEICHKRRVSAIGGMAAQIPVKDNPNANEEAFEKVRTDKEREVRNGHDGTWVAHPALVPVAMGVFNQYMPTPNQIHKQFNYQISESQLLEVPAGTITEKGLRKNINVSILYIESWLMGTGAAAIYNLMEDAATAEISRSQIWQWLRQSVTLEGGQVVTKELILKLENEEVENIKTYVGEQRFQNGKFGLAISLFNDMIFSKEFDEFLSIKAYPYLD
- a CDS encoding T9SS type A sorting domain-containing protein — its product is MAEFDYYTGDQLDSLGIVVLGTSDFDIIAETGWDIETEILYLSGAEMFGTLLENPTPNTWYHITTTFNTNTGEIKARVNNEPIVRGFADVELLPEIFDYSSIMGSTIAIDNVVVSAKSTDVLTTGEHSATSKSTRIYPNPVRDNIKISTKKNIAESRIIDFSGKTLLSFGNQKSLNVQSLTPGTYILTIKYDDNSQETLKLIKKQSYHN
- a CDS encoding heme-binding domain-containing protein, translating into MKKIITVLLVAFIMIQFFPIDKTNPEINPKMDFVNTKQPPVAIAKILKTSCYDCHSNETRYPWYASIAPSSWFLKKHIDEGRKKLNFSTWATYEPKRQLHKLDENIEMLEKDEMPLESYILGHPDAKLTTESKKLLIEYFRQIQRDTKEANPIL